In Micromonospora sp. WMMA1363, a genomic segment contains:
- the recF gene encoding DNA replication/repair protein RecF, which produces MYVRRLELVDFRSYERVGVDLEPGANVLIGPNGVGKTNLVEALGYVATLDSHRVATDAPLVRMGAAAAVIRCAVVHEGRELLVELEIVPGKANRARLGRSPARRARDVLGALRLVLFAPEDLELVRGDPAERRRYLDDLLVLRQPRYAGVRADYDRVVKQRNALLRTAYLARKTGGSRGGDLSTLAVWDTHLAQHGADLLAGRLELVAALAPHVTKAYDAVAAGRGAAGIAYRPSVDLTEPITDRVALAAALANALAEGRAAEIERGTTLVGPHRDDLALTLGPLPAKGYASHGESWSYALALRLAGYDLLRSDGIEPVLVLDDVFAELDAGRRDRLADLVGGASQLLVTCAVDDDVPARLRGARFAVGDGTVRRVG; this is translated from the coding sequence GTGTACGTCCGCCGGCTCGAACTGGTCGACTTCCGCTCGTACGAGCGGGTCGGCGTCGACCTCGAACCTGGGGCGAACGTGCTGATCGGTCCCAACGGGGTCGGTAAGACCAACCTCGTCGAGGCGCTGGGCTACGTGGCGACGCTGGACTCGCACCGAGTGGCCACGGATGCCCCGCTGGTCAGGATGGGCGCCGCCGCCGCGGTGATCCGCTGCGCCGTCGTACACGAGGGCCGTGAGTTGCTGGTCGAGCTGGAGATCGTCCCCGGCAAGGCCAATCGGGCCCGGCTCGGTCGGTCCCCGGCCCGGCGCGCGCGGGACGTGCTGGGCGCCCTGCGACTGGTGCTCTTCGCCCCGGAGGATCTGGAACTCGTCCGGGGTGACCCGGCCGAGCGTCGCCGCTACCTCGACGACCTCCTGGTGCTCCGCCAACCCCGGTACGCCGGGGTACGCGCCGACTACGACCGCGTGGTCAAGCAACGCAACGCCCTGCTGCGCACCGCGTACCTGGCCCGCAAGACCGGCGGCTCCCGCGGCGGAGACCTGTCCACCCTGGCCGTCTGGGATACCCACCTCGCGCAGCACGGGGCCGATCTGCTTGCCGGCCGGCTCGAACTGGTCGCCGCGCTCGCGCCGCACGTCACCAAGGCGTACGACGCGGTGGCCGCCGGCCGGGGCGCGGCGGGCATCGCGTACCGGCCGTCGGTGGACCTGACCGAGCCGATCACCGACCGGGTCGCCCTCGCGGCGGCGCTGGCCAACGCGCTTGCCGAAGGGCGGGCTGCCGAGATCGAGCGGGGGACGACCCTGGTCGGCCCGCACCGCGACGACCTCGCGCTGACCCTGGGCCCGCTGCCCGCCAAGGGGTACGCCAGCCACGGCGAGTCCTGGTCGTACGCCCTGGCGCTGCGGCTGGCCGGGTACGACCTGTTGCGTTCCGACGGCATTGAGCCGGTGCTCGTACTCGACGACGTCTTCGCCGAGTTGGACGCCGGCCGGCGGGATCGGCTCGCCGACCTGGTCGGCGGTGCCAGCCAGCTGCTGGTCACCTGCGCGGTGGACGACGACGTGCCCGCGCGGCTGCGGGGTGCCCGGTTTGCCGTCGGCGACGGGACGGTCCGCCGTGTCGGATGA
- the gnd gene encoding phosphogluconate dehydrogenase (NAD(+)-dependent, decarboxylating), translating into MQLGLVGLGRMGGNMRERLRAAGHVVVGFDHNAQRSDVTNLAELAENLDAPRAVWVMVPAGVTDTTIDELADVLGAGDIIIDGGNSRFSDDAPRAERLNKRGIGYVDVGVSGGIWGGQNGYALMVGGAQEHVERLMPIFEALKPEGEFGFVHAGPVGAGHYAKMVHNGIEYGLMHAYAEGYELLAKSELVTNVPGVFKSWREGTVVRSWLLDLLDRALDEDPELAELSDYTEDTGEGRWTVDEAVRLAVPMNVIAAALFARFASRQDDSPAMKAVAALRQQFGGHAVRKR; encoded by the coding sequence GTTGCGCGCCGCCGGGCACGTTGTGGTCGGTTTCGACCACAACGCGCAGCGCAGCGATGTCACGAACCTGGCGGAGCTGGCCGAGAACCTGGACGCCCCGCGCGCCGTCTGGGTCATGGTTCCCGCCGGCGTCACCGACACCACCATCGACGAACTGGCCGACGTCCTGGGCGCCGGCGACATCATCATCGACGGTGGCAACTCCCGCTTCAGCGACGACGCCCCCCGCGCCGAGCGCCTCAACAAGCGCGGTATCGGCTACGTCGACGTCGGCGTCTCCGGCGGCATCTGGGGTGGGCAGAACGGGTACGCCCTCATGGTCGGGGGTGCTCAGGAGCACGTCGAGCGGCTCATGCCGATTTTCGAGGCGCTCAAGCCGGAGGGCGAGTTCGGCTTCGTACACGCCGGGCCGGTCGGCGCCGGGCACTACGCCAAGATGGTGCACAACGGTATCGAGTACGGCCTCATGCACGCGTACGCCGAGGGTTACGAGCTGCTGGCCAAGTCCGAGCTGGTGACCAACGTGCCGGGAGTCTTCAAGTCCTGGCGCGAGGGCACGGTTGTCCGATCCTGGCTGCTCGACCTGCTCGACCGTGCCCTCGACGAGGATCCCGAGCTAGCCGAGCTGAGCGACTACACCGAGGACACCGGCGAGGGCCGGTGGACGGTCGACGAGGCGGTCCGGCTCGCCGTTCCGATGAACGTGATCGCCGCCGCGCTCTTCGCCCGGTTCGCCTCCCGCCAGGACGACTCCCCCGCGATGAAGGCCGTCGCCGCGCTGCGCCAGCAGTTCGGCGGGCACGCCGTCCGCAAGCGCTGA
- a CDS encoding DciA family protein, whose protein sequence is MVGPQLARAVLEAAKARRETAARTRRRSAVGGDGGGERRLRGYSGPGPDPRDPQPLGAVLDRLVKARGWQQPAAEATVFGAWERVVGPEVAQHSRPTKLEDGELTVEARSTAWATQLRLLAGSLLQQIAREVGHNVVRKLHIHGPAAPSWSRGPRRVRGRGPRDTYG, encoded by the coding sequence GTGGTCGGGCCGCAGCTCGCGCGGGCCGTACTGGAGGCGGCGAAGGCGCGGCGGGAGACGGCGGCGAGGACCCGGCGGCGCAGCGCCGTCGGTGGGGACGGCGGGGGCGAGCGGAGGCTGCGCGGCTACTCGGGGCCTGGGCCGGATCCGCGTGACCCACAGCCGCTCGGTGCTGTCCTGGACCGGCTGGTCAAGGCTCGGGGCTGGCAGCAGCCGGCGGCCGAGGCAACCGTGTTCGGCGCCTGGGAGCGGGTGGTGGGCCCGGAGGTGGCCCAGCACAGCCGCCCGACGAAGCTGGAGGATGGTGAGTTGACCGTGGAGGCCCGCTCCACCGCGTGGGCCACCCAGCTCCGCCTGCTCGCCGGTTCCCTGCTTCAGCAGATCGCCCGTGAGGTCGGTCATAACGTGGTGCGCAAGCTGCACATCCACGGGCCGGCCGCGCCGTCGTGGTCGCGCGGCCCCCGGCGGGTCCGGGGGCGTGGCCCCCGCGACACCTACGGCTGA